The following nucleotide sequence is from Saccharothrix texasensis.
ATCGCTGTGTCGATTCCGGTGGTGGGAGGCGGCGTGGACGCACCACGGTGGATGAGGGCGTCGGGCATCCAAGCAGGCATGGCGGAGTCCTTCCCACAGTCGACGGAGCCACTCGGGTGCGAACGCCGGACGACGGGGTGTCAGGCGGCGTCGAGGTCGATCTGGTCGTCGGAAGCGGAAGAACCGGACTCGTCGGTCTCGGCAGCGTGCGGCGACTCGTCGGCGAAGCCCAAGTCGACGTAGGACTTCGCGGTGTCGGACTCAACGGGATCGACATGGTTGTCGGCGTATCCGGCGTATCCGGCGTATCCGGCGTATCCGGCGTATCCGGCGAGTTCGGCGGGATCGCTGGTGACGAGGTGGTGCTCGGTCGGTGAGGCAATGGCGTGGAACGCCACCCGCTGCGTTCCCGCCGACAACAGTCCCTGGCCCCGATCCGCCGACAACAGGAATTGCCGCTCCCCGACCGACAGGTCGAAAGTCCGGGTGATCTCGTCGATGGCCTGCGTCGCCTGCCGCAGCAGGATCTGGGTTGCCGCGTTCGCCACGACGGCCTTGCCAAGGTCGCTGCCCAGTACGTCGGCGGTGTCCTGCGTGGCCACGGTCAGCCCGGCCCAGTGCTTGCGGGACGCCTTGGCCATGCGGAACAGGAACTCGGCCCCGGAGGGCTCCTTCATGAGCAGCCATGCCTCGTCCACCACGACCAGCCGTGGGCGGCGGATCGCCGGGTTGGACACCCGGCGCCACACCGCGTCGAGCACCAACAGCGTGCCGATTCCTTTCACCTCCTCGGGCAGGTCGCGCAGGCTGAACACGACGAGGTGGCCTTCGGGGTTGACGCTGCTGGGACCGTCGAAGAGCTGCTTGAACGCGCCCTCGACGAAGGGGTGAAGCTTCGCGGCCAACTCTGCGGCGGCCGGGTCACCGGCCCGGCCCGCGTCCGCGAGCTGGTCGCGGAGAGTGCGCAAGGTCGGGGACGGGCGGGTCCAGGTACGGGCGGCGGCAGTGATCCCGACGCTCTGGTAAGTCGCCGCGATAGCCCGGTCCAACGCCGCCCGCCCGGCAGCGACCGGCTCGCCGCCGACGAGGACGGCGATCACGGTATGCAGGAACAGGCTGCGCCGTACGAGCGCGTCCTTGGGTGCGGTGCGACGCCCGTCGGCGCGGGTGTGGATGGGCAGGTCGAACGGGTTGAGGCGGACGTCGTGCGCGCCGAGGTGGACGTAGGTGCCGCCCACGGCGGCGGCCAAGCGGGCGTACTCGTCCTCCGGGTCGACGATGGCGATCTCGATGCCCCGGTACAGGCTGCGGAGGAGCTCGAGTTTGACCAGGTAGGACTTGCCCGCCCCGCTCCGGCCGAGGATCACCGAGTTGTGGTTGTGCATGGCCTCGCCGAACCGGTCCCAGTGCACCAGCCCTTGGGAGCCGATGTTGTAGCCGTAGAGCACCCCCGAAGGAGCGGCAACCGAGGTGGGATCCGGGGCGGGCAGGTCGGGGCTGGTGAAGGGGAACGCCGCCGCCAGCGCCGAGGTGTCGAAGGTGCGGCGCATGCCGATCAGGTCCAGGCCCATCGGCAGGGTCGACACCCAGCCCTGCAACGACCGGTAGGTGGTGTGCTTGGCGTCCAGCAGCAGTGAGGCGCACAGCGACCGCAACGCCGCCACCTCGTCGGCCAGCCCCTTCTCCGAAGCGGCGTGGACGGTCAGGTACAGGCCGACCCGGAACAGTTTCCCCTCGCCGCGCGCGACCCGGGAGGACAGGTCGTAGGCGTCCTCGGTGGCGGCCTCGACCTGCGGGTCGAACAGGCGGCCGTGCTCGGCGGTGT
It contains:
- a CDS encoding VirB4 family type IV secretion system protein, with amino-acid sequence MASRTNRRRANRTASPSAAVFTPDALSVGARHLEVGGDWVSSFVVIGFPREVHPGWLAPLLTYPGRLDVSVHVEPIDPVTAASRLTKQLARLEAGRRHTAEHGRLFDPQVEAATEDAYDLSSRVARGEGKLFRVGLYLTVHAASEKGLADEVAALRSLCASLLLDAKHTTYRSLQGWVSTLPMGLDLIGMRRTFDTSALAAAFPFTSPDLPAPDPTSVAAPSGVLYGYNIGSQGLVHWDRFGEAMHNHNSVILGRSGAGKSYLVKLELLRSLYRGIEIAIVDPEDEYARLAAAVGGTYVHLGAHDVRLNPFDLPIHTRADGRRTAPKDALVRRSLFLHTVIAVLVGGEPVAAGRAALDRAIAATYQSVGITAAARTWTRPSPTLRTLRDQLADAGRAGDPAAAELAAKLHPFVEGAFKQLFDGPSSVNPEGHLVVFSLRDLPEEVKGIGTLLVLDAVWRRVSNPAIRRPRLVVVDEAWLLMKEPSGAEFLFRMAKASRKHWAGLTVATQDTADVLGSDLGKAVVANAATQILLRQATQAIDEITRTFDLSVGERQFLLSADRGQGLLSAGTQRVAFHAIASPTEHHLVTSDPAELAGYAGYAGYAGYAGYADNHVDPVESDTAKSYVDLGFADESPHAAETDESGSSASDDQIDLDAA